In Paramormyrops kingsleyae isolate MSU_618 chromosome 5, PKINGS_0.4, whole genome shotgun sequence, one DNA window encodes the following:
- the LOC111859935 gene encoding uncharacterized protein, whose product MTDAESLQQLYNPRSRWPYRCVVASIALLYLLLMGTAVWILISMPISDTKSEQTQSGLRQAASDPSMMEKTRVFYLKPKSDEVKNQTMDWKSSVPGTYNDTQRAFVVPRKGNYLLGVNLVLQCETDCPTGSLKLNFTSDKGHLKSCRMNLEKEPPSCIHMLDLPAASRMMVSMGAQGEAGKLGETWKVDVNRSQWWIFISDE is encoded by the exons ATGACAGACGCGGAGTCTCTGCAGCAACTCTACAATCCCAGGAGCAGGTGGCCGTACCGCTGCGTAGTGGCGTCGATTGCTTTGCTGTACCTGCTGTTGATGGGAACCGCGGTGTGGATACTGATATCCATGCCTATTTCTGACACGAAGAGCGAGCAGACGCAGTCTGGTTTACGGCAGGCAGCATCGGATCCTAGCATGATGGAG AAAACAAGAGTATTTTACCTGAAGCCCAAATCAG aTGAAGTGAAAAATCAGACCATGGACTGGAAGTCTTCCGTTCCCGGGACCTACAACGACACCCAGCGCGCATTTGTAGTGCCGCGAAAGGGCAACTACCTGCTCGGTGTAAACCTGGTGTTGCAGTGTGAGACGGATTGCCCCACCGGTTCTCTGAAGCTGAATTTCACCAGCGACAAAGGCCACCTCAAAAGCTGCCGCATGAATCTGGAGAAGGAACCCCCGTCGTGCATCCACATGCTGGACCTGCCAGCTGCTTCGCGCATGATGGTCTCAATGGGGGCGCAGGGGGAGGCAGGGAAGTTGGGGGAGACTTGGAAGGTGGACGTCAACCGCTCCCAGTGGTGGATCTTTATTTCGGACGAGTGA